From Pseudorasbora parva isolate DD20220531a chromosome 14, ASM2467924v1, whole genome shotgun sequence:
gttaacgttggtAGGGAcctaacatccctaggcaggtgttaactttaccaacagtcttgcttgaaaaaaaggttctaaataaaattaaaatgtagtccatactacctttatttgttttgtatatcatttcaaactgcatttccacattgcaattttgtatagactattcataaactgaattaacagaaaaattgctatatcgttatgtatatcgttatcgggatatcaaatgagctatatcgggatatgaaattttggccatatcgcccagccctactcactcactcactcactcactcactcgctcacgcactcactcacgcactcactcacgcactcactcactcacacactcactcactcactcacgcactcactcactcactcacgcactcactcacgcactcacacactcactcactcactcactcactcactcactcactcactcactcactcactcactcactcacgcactcactcactcactcactcactcactcactcactcacgcacgcactcactcactcacgcactcacgcactcactcactcactcactcactcactcactcactcactcactcactcactcacacactcactcactcacacactcactcactcactcactcactcacacactcacacactcactcactcactcactcattcactcatgTGTGTATGTGCTTGGGTCTATAATTGCAGATTGCACTTGGGGATTCTCTCTGGGTTTCTTAATCCAGCTCTGATTCTCATTCCGAcacaggaacacatgagggctCAGCCAGATCCAATGGAAAATACTTTTTGAAGAAAGCACTCATTTTCTTGTCTTTAGTACTTTCTgaaaaaataagaataataaataatatgttattagaaacATCACTGACCACAGAACTGAACAACTAGCTGTTAATGACTTTAAATGCAGTCGTCACTTCTAaaactttacagtgtgtgtgtggacaaatGCTCTGTTGACATTCACCTCCTGGGCCGCTCATTTCAGGAGAAGCATCACTAACATCAACCTTCCAACCAGACACAGGTTCAGTGTCAGGCGCATCCAACGGGAAATACTTTTTGAAGAAAGCacttattttcttctttttagtTCTTTCTGAAAAAAGGAGAAGacaaataatatgttattagaaacatcactaactgcaggtcaaaaattaataattagtctaacttgaaataaatttctgtttgcatctcaatcgttctgcacacacacaggtcaGTCATTTACGGGAGTGTCGACCATATTTACTCAAACTACACTCAGTGTGTACGGAACAGAACTGATAGTTGTTAAATGACGTTAAATGTGGTCGTCCCTCCTGaaactttacagtgtgtgtgcgtggacaTTGTGATGTTGCATCTCAAATGATCTTTTGACATTCACCTCCTGGGCCGCTCATTTCAGGAGAAGCATTCACACCATCACTGACATCCACCTTCCGATCTTCTGCAGACACAGGTTCAGTGTCAGGCGCATCCAACGGGAAATACTTTTTAAAGAAAGCCCTCATTTTCTTGCCTTCAGTACTttctgaaaaaagaagaaaacaaatatgTTATTTGAAACATCACTAACTGCAGGTCAAAAATGAATTagttctgcacacacacagttcagtaATTTACAGCAGTGTCGACCACATTTTCAAAAACTATACGCAGTGTGTacggacagaactgaactgaactgatagTTATTTAATGACATCAAATGCAGTCGTCACTCCTGAGACTTCACAGTTTGTATGTGGCTATTGTAATGTTGCATCTCAAATGCTCTGTTGACATTCACCTGTTTTTGGGCTGTACTTTTCGATCCCACTGCTGCTCCCTTGCCAGTCGACGCTAACCAGATCCATTTCAGCTGTTGGCTCTAGAACAGCCGGATCCAACCCAAAAAGCATTTGGAAGAATTCATTAATCTTTTTCACCATCCACTCTGTGGTAGTTTCTGAAAAACAAATAATGTGTTATTAGAAACATCTCAAACCACAGATTAGACATGAATAATTAGTCTGGCTGGAAAGACATTTCTGTTTGCTTCTCATTGTAAAGTTGCATCTCAAATGCTCTGTTGACATCAGGGTTGGGAAGGACACTTTTAAAGTGTATTTCACTACAAATTACAAAATAcatgctttaaaatgtaatttgtaacATATTTCATAAGATAACACAAGTTTTGTAACTTAATCTAAATAAATACTTTGGCGATATTTGCGTCACTGGAGTAAtttttctagaaataaaatgcataaatctctcgtctcagggggatatgagagggggagcacgatcattcaaatatactccagggtttctactgatagaaagcataatcgccatatgctaatcgctgaagtaaccctttaattaaggCATGTAACACAAAGGGAATACCAAACATAGGACTGGGTTTTCCTCtgcaaattattttaaacaacattaGTTGTCCACAATATTTACGGAAGCAAAAAAATGCTGACAAtcttaagaaataaaataaaataaaaatactgctCAAGAAGGCAACATGACGCATTACGATCTGGGGTGTGTAAACTttttgaattgaatttctgtttgCATCTCATTCGTTCTGCACACACAGAGCAGTAATGTACAGCAGTGACGACCACATTTACAAAAACTATACACAGTGTGTACGGAGAGAACTGAACAACTAGTTGTTAATGACGTTAAATGCGGTCGTCACTCCTGAAACTTTACAGTGTGTGCGTGGACATTGTGATATTGCATCTCAAATGCTCTGTTGACATTCACCTCCTGGGCCGTTGATTTCAGAAGCATCACCAACATCAACCTTCCAACCAGACACAGGTTCAGTGTCAGGCGCATCCAACGGGAAATACTTTTTGAAGAAAGCacttattttcttctttttagtactttctgaaaaaagaagaaaacaaataatatgttattagaagCATCACTAACTGCAGgtcaaaaatgaataattagtCCAACTTGAAAGAAATTTCTGTTTGCGTCTCATTcattctgcacacacacagttcagtaATGTACAGCAGTGTTGACCACATTTACTCAAACTTCACTCAGTGTGTACGGAAAAGAACTGAACAACTAGTTGTTAATGACGTTAAATGCGGTCGTCACTCCTGAAACTTTACAGTGTGTGCGTGGACATTGTGATGTTGCATCTCAAATGCTCTTTTGACATTCACCTCCTGGGCCGCTCATTTCAGGAGAAGCATTCACACCATCACTGACATCCACCTTCTGATCTTCTGCAGACACAGGTTTAGTGTCAGGCGCATCCAACGGGAAATACTTTTTAAAGAAAGCCCTCATTTTCTTGCCTTCAGTACTttctgaaaaaagaagaaaacaaatatgTTATTAAAACATCACTAACTGCAGgtcaaaaatgaataattagtccaaatgaaagaaatttctgtttgcatctcaatcgttctgcacacacacagttcagtcATTTACGGGAGTGTCGACCACATTTACTCAAACTACACTTAGTGTGTACGGACAGAACTGAACAACTAGTTGTTAAATGACGTTAAATGTGGTCGTCCCTCCTGAAACTTTACAGTGTGTGCGTGGACATTGTAATATTGCATCTCAAATGCTCTTTTGACATTCACCTCCTGGGCCGCTCATTTCAGGAGAAGCATTCACACCATCACTGACATCCACCTTCTGATCTTCTGCAGACACAGGTTCAGTGTCAGGCGCATCCAACGGGAAATACTTTTTAAAGAAAGCACTAATTTTCTTGCCTTCAGTACTttctgaaaaaagaagaaaacaaataatatgttattagaaacatcactaaccacagattaaaaatgaataattagttcaacatgaaaataaatttctgtttgcatctcaatcgttctgcacacacacagtttagTAATGTACAACAGTGACGACCACATTTACAAAAACTATACGCAGTGTGAGGACAGAACTGAACAACTAGTTGTTAATGATGTACAATGAGAGATATAAGAGATGACAGATGATAAGACCAGAGATTTATCTCGTCTGTATCTCGTCTGTATGTGCAGTGCAAGAAATCCTAGGGAAAGTGGTATGAGCCTTGACTTATTTGTGTTGCCAGATCTTGCAAGCAAATCAGCAGAAAAGctcataaaaaaaactaaataaattaaatactgCAACAGCATAAACTCGACCGCTGTATGAGCCAagcttaaataaaatgaaataaaaactgcTTGGACATGGCAACACAGCGAGAGTGCGCTCTGAAGTTTCAGGAGTAAGTTGTGGTCCGTATACACATGGAATGATCATTTTGGGGACTCACTCctgcatttaaatgtatttataactCCTGAAACTTTACAGTGTGTGCGTGGACATTGTGATGTTGCATCTCAAATGCTCTGCTGACATTCACCTCCTGGGCCGCTCATTTCAGGAGAAGCATTCACACCATCACTGACATCCACCTTCCGATCTTCTGCAGACACAGGTTCAGTGTCAGGAACGTTTGCATCTGGGACACACGATTCCTTGGGTTCAGGCAGATCCAATTCAGGTTCCGTCACGGGATCACACAAAGGCTCAGCCGGGTCGATTGGAAAATACTTTTGTAAGCAAGCACTCATTTTCTTAATCACTTTagtaaaaagaagaagaagtaaacaaataatcttttattagaaacatcactaaccacagaacaaaaatgaataattagtccaacttgaaatacatttcttgaaaTACATTCTGCATCTTATtcgttctgcacacacacagttcagtaATTTACAGGATTGACGACCACATTTACAAAAACTACACACAGTGTGTACGGAACAGAACTGAACAACTAGTTGTTAATGACGTTAAATGCGGTCGTCACTCCTGAAACTTTACAGTTTGTACATGGCCATTGTAATATTGCATCTCAAATGCTCTGTAGACATTCACCTCTTTTAGGGCTGTAGTTTTTGTTCTCTGGCACTTCTGCTGGCCAGCGGACAGTAACCAGATTCACTTCAGGTTCAGGAGCCGGATTCATCCAAAAAAGTGTTCTGATGAATCCACTAATTTTTCTTGCCATCCACTCTGTGGTAGTTTCTGAAAAACAAATAATGTGTTATTAGAAACATCTCAAACCACAGATTAGACATGAATAATTAGTCTGGCTGGAAAGACATTTCTGTTTGCTTCTCATTGTAAAGTTGCATCTCAAATGCTCTGTTGACATCAGGGTTGGGAAGGACACTTTTAAAGTGTATTTCACTAAAATCTATTGATTTAGATAAACAGGGtaaatgtactctttttgtcTTCTGGGAAACATTGTTATTAGTTTCTGAGGGCAGTactcaatgaaaaaaaaaagatctttaaACAACAAAAGATAAATGTACACATCATATcactaaatataataataaaaaaaaggtaattgttaCTATTTATCTTACAATTCTGCCTTTTCTCAGAACCGTGAGATTTAAACTTACAATtgcatgttataaagtcagacaTAAATAGACATTCTGAgataaatagttttatttttataaatgtgtacaaattcagtaattttgtcttgttgagtATAAGTAAGCATCTATTATATGAATTGGCTTATTCAGGACTGTCCTAAATAAAAGTAACATGCAATTTTTATGATCCTAAAgccctcttattttgttaatattataatgaaatgaataaatgaaatgtTGCATATTCTGCAAGGAGAATGAAAAAGTATGAGCAGAACTGTATCTTAGGATGCTTTTGCAGACTGTCAGAGTCTGAGAATCCCCAATTGCTTTTTACATGAATTGCCGTTACactttaaattaatgtttaaattaaataaatgacaaGCAATCACTGTGGCAATCTAAAGAAAATATTGGATGTGACATTAGCTAATTTAATTACCacccatttaaaatataaatgttgtattttaaacacataacTAAGTTACATCCCGAACCCAGGTTGACATTCGCAttcaatttatatttatttgtagatgTGTCTACATTACAATTTAGATTAAACTGCTATCAGAGGTGACTGTGTCTAagaccctgtttacacctggtataaAGATGTGTTTCAGTCGATCAGATCACAAGTGGACGACACTCATTACAGGTGAAAACAGTTTGAGCGTGTCCATTTTTGACCA
This genomic window contains:
- the LOC137039620 gene encoding uncharacterized protein, coding for MRAFFKKYFPLDAPDTKPVSAEDQKVDVSDGVNASPEMSGPGESTKKKKISAFFKKYFPLDAPDTEPVSGWKVDVGDASEINGPGETTTEWMVKKINEFFQMLFGLDPAVLEPTAEMDLVSVDWQGSSSGIEKYSPKTESTEGKKMRAFFKKYFPLDAPDTEPVSAEDRKVDVSDGVNASPEMSGPGERTKKKKISAFFKKYFPLDAPDTEPVSGWKVDVSDASPEMSGPGESTKDKKMSAFFKKYFPLDLAEPSCVPVSE
- the LOC137039784 gene encoding uncharacterized protein, whose amino-acid sequence is MQVDFMVTDSIYELLGCLPGDITAQLEVDDDECMSVSHAALEGEDLQIDIICNSTETTTEWMARKISGFIRTLFWMNPAPEPEVNLVTVRWPAEVPENKNYSPKRVIKKMSACLQKYFPIDPAEPLCDPVTEPELDLPEPKESCVPDANVPDTEPVSAEDRKVDVSDGVNASPEMSGPGESTEGKKISAFFKKYFPLDAPDTEPVSAEDQKVDVSDGVNASPEMSGPGGECQKSI